A part of Aegilops tauschii subsp. strangulata cultivar AL8/78 chromosome 2, Aet v6.0, whole genome shotgun sequence genomic DNA contains:
- the LOC109759269 gene encoding uncharacterized protein isoform X2, with the protein MAPPRQDSPEGLEVQCAGCGETLEVDPGLTEFICPDCATPQSLPPELMPPPPPRRKALPLPRAAADVRGARLPCGSCGALLSVPVGLARCACPVCGAELAVDTARLRHYLLSSATAEGALPVVPLGDPSAPPILQAQQVRQEHPNFGIRAGLLWTDPDNRTNCMGQVQTNHPNQLIPEQADLDNPGSTIERGEVHDVSGIFTKRTSMHSVGPGIVSPERRHEEPQNHDRHQGQVQSSTTRINCGTGQSAAPQTVNIEKRQLLTPDQTIQQAQKQPSCRAICTEKAHAEDADGVIHVQEKQQQCVSQVNHTEELCTQAADEIITRDSNGTRVGYTACSDAAFAERRKVHEANDPIKQVQTQQSDSAVHMEPENQVIHVEKEQSKSFSCRTPKQKKKGLTAASNPGLQLRRSKRLVKDSPASIDQEPVQNEFLESQEGTSISHIPATVRVSEPTENDSDSQHAGSPEQSEPTESDPDWQHAGSPEQSLSDSPDINRIINNLKPSPSPPCEMHEPSSNKLDSPHLTTPTSNSDLNLSDPEQFARNYIPSEVRKALPELRSNSLFEHTMSQANYGEGSLHDLTDSEGDDPCSPTLQNVGTKRNHRRLRCGLKLSLEVWTLPKGVRIPVSLNTSGEPVGKAAGTLSNFLCAIARDGVLAPLTYHDWRRVPEKNKNIIWHIVKLKFDIAPVGELWIMKSLGKRWRSWKSFLKLQHYDTHETEEERLADRNPRVLKEQWQFLVAYWSTEKAKAASARSKACQSNVVAHHTAGTKSFARIIEEEKQKRPNKDGPSVEDLFIMTHTPKNGKPMKKATADAIARLRKQVESSGGDSAAHDSSSKVPRGKAVLQASFKEAMEAKRRAEDEASALKEKMMAMEESQRKMQEDLANMKSAVSAIHKTAPTGDLQGQQMHKKTPVSKNSQAEPTGGASFPPGFAKNPNPSQPMRRSKRAKRS; encoded by the exons atggcgccgccgcggCAGGACTCCCCGGAGGGTTTGGAGGTGCAGTGCGCGGGGTGCGGCGAGACGCTGGAGGTGGACCCGGGCCTGACGGAGTTCATCTGCCCGGACTGCGCTACGCCGCAGTCGCTCCCGCCGGAGCTcatgccgccgccaccgccgcggcGGAAGGCGCTGCCCCTGCCCCGCGCGGCCGCCGACGTCCGGGGCGCGCGGCTGCCGTGCGGCTCCTGCGGCGCGCTCCTGAGCGTGCCCGTCGGACTGGCGCGCTGCGCCTGCCCGGTCTGCGGCGCCGAGCTCGCCGTCGACACCGCGCGGCTCCGGCATTACCTCCTCTCGTCCGCCACGGCGGAGGGCGCCTTGCCCGTGGTGCCACTCGGCGACCCCTCGGCCCCACCCATCCTCCAAGCCCAGCAG GTGCGGCAAGAACATCCTAATTTTGGGATTCGTGCAGGACTTTTGTGGACAGATCCTGATAATCGGACAAATTGTATGGGACAGGTACAAACAAATCATCCAAATCAGCTTATTCCAGAGCAGGCAGATCTGGATAATCCTGGTTCTACGATTGAGAGAGGGGAGGTACATGATGTCAGTGGAATTTTTACTAAGCGGACAAGCATGCATTCAGTTGGCCCTGGAATTGTTAGTCCCGAAAGGAGACATGAAGAGCCTCAAAATCATGACCGCCATCAGGGGCAAGTTCAATCATCCACAACGCGTATAAATTGCGGAACTGGGCAATCTGCTGCCCCCCAAACTGTAAATATAGAAAAGAGGCAGCTGCTCACTCCCGATCAGACCATACAACAGGCACAAAAACAGCCTTCTTGTCGTGCAATATGTACAGAGAAGGCTCATGCAGAGGATGCAGATGGGGTGATTCATGTCCAGGAAAAGCAACAACAGTGTGTCAGCCAGGTAAATCATACAGAAGAATTATGCACTCAAGCGGCCGACGAGATAATTACAAGGGACAGCAATGGAACGAGAGTCGGGTACACAGCTTGCAGTGATGCTGCATTTGCAGAGAGGAGGAAGGTGCATGAAGCAAATGACCCTATAAaacaggtgcaaacacaacaatCTGATTCAGCGGTTCATATGGAACCGGAAAATCAAGTGATCCATGTAGAAAAGGAACAATCAAAATCTTTCAGTTGCAGAACCCCCAAGCAAAAAAAGAAGGGTTTGACAGCTGCGTCCAATCCAGGTCTTCAACTTAGGCGCAGCAAACGTTTGGTGAAAGATTCACCTGCTTCCATAGACCAAGAACCTGTTCAAAATGAGTTTCTTGAGAGTCAAGAAGGAACTTCGATTAGCCACATACCAGCCACTGTCAGAGTCAGTGAACCAACAGAAAATGATTCTGATTCACAGCATGCTGGCTCTCCAGAACAGAGTGAACCAACAGAAAGTGATCCTGATTGGCAGCATGCTGGTTCTCCAGAACAGAGTTTATCGGACTCTCCAGATATTAATAGAATCATCAACAATTTAAAGCCTAGTCCATCCCCTCCGTGTGAGATGCATGAACCAAGCTCTAACAAGTTAGACAGCCCTCATTTAACTACACCAACTTCCAATTCAGATCTCAACTTGTCTGATCCCGAGCAGTTTGCACGTAATTACATCCCCTCTGAGGTTAGGAAGGCCCTTCCAGAGCTGAGATCTAATTCATTGTTTGAGCATACCATGTCCCAGGCAAACTATGGCGAGGGAAGCCTTCATGATTTAACTGATTCAGAAGGAGACGACCCTTGTAGCCCGACTCTCCAGAATGTTG GTACCAAGAGAAACCACAGACGTCTCCGTTGTGGTCTGAAACTCAGTCTTGAGGTGTGGACCTTGCCTAAGGGTGTGCGCATACCTGTTTCATTGAACACTTCAGGTGAACCTGTTGGAAAAGCAGCAGGCACCCTAAGTAACTTTTTGTGTGCAATAGCAAGAGATGGCGTATTGGCACCGCTAACATATCATGATTGGAGGCGTGTTCCGGAGAAAAACAAGAATATAATCTGGCATATTGTCAAG CTCAAATTTGACATTGCTCCGGTTGGTGAGTTATGGATCATGAAGTCCTtaggaaagaggtggaggagttGGAAATCTTTCTTGAAACTACAACACTACGATACTCATGAGACGGAAGAGGAACGCCTTGCTGATCGAAATCCTCGTGTTCTCAAAGAACAGTGGCAATTTCTAGTTGCATATTGGAGTACTGAAAAGGCGAAG GCCGCAAGTGCTCGCAGTAAAGCTTGTCAGTCAAATGTGGTCGCTCATCATACTGCAGGAACAAAGAGCTTTGCAAGGATAATCGAGGAGGAG AAGCAAAAACGGCCTAACAAGGACGGGCCTAGTGTTGAGGATTTGTTCATAATGACTCATACACCCAAGAATGGGAAACCTATGAAGAAGGCAACAGCTGATGCCATT GCACGACTTCGTAAGCAGGTAGAGAGTTCAGGAGGTGATTCTGCTGCACATGACTCCTCCTCGAAGGTCCCACGAGGGAAGGCAGTCCTGCAAGCATCCTTCAAGGAAGCCATGGAGGCTAAACGCAGAGCTGAAGACGAGGCATCGGCGTTGAAGGAAAAAATGATGGCAATGGAAGAAAGCCAGAGAAAGATGCAGGAAGATTTGGCGAATATGAAGAGCGCAGTTAGCGCTATACACAAGACAGCGCCAACTGGTGACTTGCAAGGTCAACAAATGCACAAAAAAACGCCTGTTAGTAAAAACTCTCAAGCCGAGCCAACAGGTGGAGCATCGTTTCCTCCAGGTTTCGCAAAG AATCCGAATCCTTCACAACCCATGCGGCGTTCAAAACGGGCCAAGCGCTCGTGA
- the LOC109759269 gene encoding uncharacterized protein isoform X4: MAPPRQDSPEGLEVQCAGCGETLEVDPGLTEFICPDCATPQSLPPELMPPPPPRRKALPLPRAAADVRGARLPCGSCGALLSVPVGLARCACPVCGAELAVDTARLRHYLLSSATAEGALPVVPLGDPSAPPILQAQQVQTNHPNQLIPEQADLDNPGSTIERGEVHDVSGIFTKRTSMHSVGPGIVSPERRHEEPQNHDRHQGQVQSSTTRINCGTGQSAAPQTVNIEKRQLLTPDQTIQQAQKQPSCRAICTEKAHAEDADGVIHVQEKQQQCVSQVNHTEELCTQAADEIITRDSNGTRVGYTACSDAAFAERRKVHEANDPIKQVQTQQSDSAVHMEPENQVIHVEKEQSKSFSCRTPKQKKKGLTAASNPGLQLRRSKRLVKDSPASIDQEPVQNEFLESQEGTSISHIPATVRVSEPTENDSDSQHAGSPEQSEPTESDPDWQHAGSPEQSLSDSPDINRIINNLKPSPSPPCEMHEPSSNKLDSPHLTTPTSNSDLNLSDPEQFARNYIPSEVRKALPELRSNSLFEHTMSQANYGEGSLHDLTDSEGDDPCSPTLQNVGTKRNHRRLRCGLKLSLEVWTLPKGVRIPVSLNTSGEPVGKAAGTLSNFLCAIARDGVLAPLTYHDWRRVPEKNKNIIWHIVKLKFDIAPVGELWIMKSLGKRWRSWKSFLKLQHYDTHETEEERLADRNPRVLKEQWQFLVAYWSTEKAKAASARSKACQSNVVAHHTAGTKSFARIIEEEKQKRPNKDGPSVEDLFIMTHTPKNGKPMKKATADAIARLRKQVESSGGDSAAHDSSSKVPRGKAVLQASFKEAMEAKRRAEDEASALKEKMMAMEESQRKMQEDLANMKSAVSAIHKTAPTGDLQGQQMHKKTPVSKNSQAEPTGGASFPPGFAKNPNPSQPMRRSKRAKRS, encoded by the exons atggcgccgccgcggCAGGACTCCCCGGAGGGTTTGGAGGTGCAGTGCGCGGGGTGCGGCGAGACGCTGGAGGTGGACCCGGGCCTGACGGAGTTCATCTGCCCGGACTGCGCTACGCCGCAGTCGCTCCCGCCGGAGCTcatgccgccgccaccgccgcggcGGAAGGCGCTGCCCCTGCCCCGCGCGGCCGCCGACGTCCGGGGCGCGCGGCTGCCGTGCGGCTCCTGCGGCGCGCTCCTGAGCGTGCCCGTCGGACTGGCGCGCTGCGCCTGCCCGGTCTGCGGCGCCGAGCTCGCCGTCGACACCGCGCGGCTCCGGCATTACCTCCTCTCGTCCGCCACGGCGGAGGGCGCCTTGCCCGTGGTGCCACTCGGCGACCCCTCGGCCCCACCCATCCTCCAAGCCCAGCAG GTACAAACAAATCATCCAAATCAGCTTATTCCAGAGCAGGCAGATCTGGATAATCCTGGTTCTACGATTGAGAGAGGGGAGGTACATGATGTCAGTGGAATTTTTACTAAGCGGACAAGCATGCATTCAGTTGGCCCTGGAATTGTTAGTCCCGAAAGGAGACATGAAGAGCCTCAAAATCATGACCGCCATCAGGGGCAAGTTCAATCATCCACAACGCGTATAAATTGCGGAACTGGGCAATCTGCTGCCCCCCAAACTGTAAATATAGAAAAGAGGCAGCTGCTCACTCCCGATCAGACCATACAACAGGCACAAAAACAGCCTTCTTGTCGTGCAATATGTACAGAGAAGGCTCATGCAGAGGATGCAGATGGGGTGATTCATGTCCAGGAAAAGCAACAACAGTGTGTCAGCCAGGTAAATCATACAGAAGAATTATGCACTCAAGCGGCCGACGAGATAATTACAAGGGACAGCAATGGAACGAGAGTCGGGTACACAGCTTGCAGTGATGCTGCATTTGCAGAGAGGAGGAAGGTGCATGAAGCAAATGACCCTATAAaacaggtgcaaacacaacaatCTGATTCAGCGGTTCATATGGAACCGGAAAATCAAGTGATCCATGTAGAAAAGGAACAATCAAAATCTTTCAGTTGCAGAACCCCCAAGCAAAAAAAGAAGGGTTTGACAGCTGCGTCCAATCCAGGTCTTCAACTTAGGCGCAGCAAACGTTTGGTGAAAGATTCACCTGCTTCCATAGACCAAGAACCTGTTCAAAATGAGTTTCTTGAGAGTCAAGAAGGAACTTCGATTAGCCACATACCAGCCACTGTCAGAGTCAGTGAACCAACAGAAAATGATTCTGATTCACAGCATGCTGGCTCTCCAGAACAGAGTGAACCAACAGAAAGTGATCCTGATTGGCAGCATGCTGGTTCTCCAGAACAGAGTTTATCGGACTCTCCAGATATTAATAGAATCATCAACAATTTAAAGCCTAGTCCATCCCCTCCGTGTGAGATGCATGAACCAAGCTCTAACAAGTTAGACAGCCCTCATTTAACTACACCAACTTCCAATTCAGATCTCAACTTGTCTGATCCCGAGCAGTTTGCACGTAATTACATCCCCTCTGAGGTTAGGAAGGCCCTTCCAGAGCTGAGATCTAATTCATTGTTTGAGCATACCATGTCCCAGGCAAACTATGGCGAGGGAAGCCTTCATGATTTAACTGATTCAGAAGGAGACGACCCTTGTAGCCCGACTCTCCAGAATGTTG GTACCAAGAGAAACCACAGACGTCTCCGTTGTGGTCTGAAACTCAGTCTTGAGGTGTGGACCTTGCCTAAGGGTGTGCGCATACCTGTTTCATTGAACACTTCAGGTGAACCTGTTGGAAAAGCAGCAGGCACCCTAAGTAACTTTTTGTGTGCAATAGCAAGAGATGGCGTATTGGCACCGCTAACATATCATGATTGGAGGCGTGTTCCGGAGAAAAACAAGAATATAATCTGGCATATTGTCAAG CTCAAATTTGACATTGCTCCGGTTGGTGAGTTATGGATCATGAAGTCCTtaggaaagaggtggaggagttGGAAATCTTTCTTGAAACTACAACACTACGATACTCATGAGACGGAAGAGGAACGCCTTGCTGATCGAAATCCTCGTGTTCTCAAAGAACAGTGGCAATTTCTAGTTGCATATTGGAGTACTGAAAAGGCGAAG GCCGCAAGTGCTCGCAGTAAAGCTTGTCAGTCAAATGTGGTCGCTCATCATACTGCAGGAACAAAGAGCTTTGCAAGGATAATCGAGGAGGAG AAGCAAAAACGGCCTAACAAGGACGGGCCTAGTGTTGAGGATTTGTTCATAATGACTCATACACCCAAGAATGGGAAACCTATGAAGAAGGCAACAGCTGATGCCATT GCACGACTTCGTAAGCAGGTAGAGAGTTCAGGAGGTGATTCTGCTGCACATGACTCCTCCTCGAAGGTCCCACGAGGGAAGGCAGTCCTGCAAGCATCCTTCAAGGAAGCCATGGAGGCTAAACGCAGAGCTGAAGACGAGGCATCGGCGTTGAAGGAAAAAATGATGGCAATGGAAGAAAGCCAGAGAAAGATGCAGGAAGATTTGGCGAATATGAAGAGCGCAGTTAGCGCTATACACAAGACAGCGCCAACTGGTGACTTGCAAGGTCAACAAATGCACAAAAAAACGCCTGTTAGTAAAAACTCTCAAGCCGAGCCAACAGGTGGAGCATCGTTTCCTCCAGGTTTCGCAAAG AATCCGAATCCTTCACAACCCATGCGGCGTTCAAAACGGGCCAAGCGCTCGTGA
- the LOC109759269 gene encoding uncharacterized protein isoform X1, producing the protein MAPPRQDSPEGLEVQCAGCGETLEVDPGLTEFICPDCATPQSLPPELMPPPPPRRKALPLPRAAADVRGARLPCGSCGALLSVPVGLARCACPVCGAELAVDTARLRHYLLSSATAEGALPVVPLGDPSAPPILQAQQVRQEHPNFGIRAGLLWTDPDNRTNCMGQVQTNHPNQLIPEQADLDNPGSTIERGEVHDVSGIFTKRTSMHSVGPGIVSPERRHEEPQNHDRHQGQVQSSTTRINCGTGQSAAPQTVNIEKRQLLTPDQTIQQAQKQPSCRAICTEKAHAEDADGVIHVQEKQQQCVSQVNHTEELCTQAADEIITRDSNGTRVGYTACSDAAFAERRKVHEANDPIKQVQTQQSDSAVHMEPENQVIHVEKEQSKSFSCRTPKQKKKGLTAASNPGLQLRRSKRLVKDSPASIDQEPVQNEFLESQEGTSISHIPATVRVSEPTENDSDSQHAGSPEQSEPTESDPDWQHAGSPEQSLSDSPDINRIINNLKPSPSPPCEMHEPSSNKLDSPHLTTPTSNSDLNLSDPEQFARNYIPSEVRKALPELRSNSLFEHTMSQANYGEGSLHDLTDSEGDDPCSPTLQNVAGTKRNHRRLRCGLKLSLEVWTLPKGVRIPVSLNTSGEPVGKAAGTLSNFLCAIARDGVLAPLTYHDWRRVPEKNKNIIWHIVKLKFDIAPVGELWIMKSLGKRWRSWKSFLKLQHYDTHETEEERLADRNPRVLKEQWQFLVAYWSTEKAKAASARSKACQSNVVAHHTAGTKSFARIIEEEKQKRPNKDGPSVEDLFIMTHTPKNGKPMKKATADAIARLRKQVESSGGDSAAHDSSSKVPRGKAVLQASFKEAMEAKRRAEDEASALKEKMMAMEESQRKMQEDLANMKSAVSAIHKTAPTGDLQGQQMHKKTPVSKNSQAEPTGGASFPPGFAKNPNPSQPMRRSKRAKRS; encoded by the exons atggcgccgccgcggCAGGACTCCCCGGAGGGTTTGGAGGTGCAGTGCGCGGGGTGCGGCGAGACGCTGGAGGTGGACCCGGGCCTGACGGAGTTCATCTGCCCGGACTGCGCTACGCCGCAGTCGCTCCCGCCGGAGCTcatgccgccgccaccgccgcggcGGAAGGCGCTGCCCCTGCCCCGCGCGGCCGCCGACGTCCGGGGCGCGCGGCTGCCGTGCGGCTCCTGCGGCGCGCTCCTGAGCGTGCCCGTCGGACTGGCGCGCTGCGCCTGCCCGGTCTGCGGCGCCGAGCTCGCCGTCGACACCGCGCGGCTCCGGCATTACCTCCTCTCGTCCGCCACGGCGGAGGGCGCCTTGCCCGTGGTGCCACTCGGCGACCCCTCGGCCCCACCCATCCTCCAAGCCCAGCAG GTGCGGCAAGAACATCCTAATTTTGGGATTCGTGCAGGACTTTTGTGGACAGATCCTGATAATCGGACAAATTGTATGGGACAGGTACAAACAAATCATCCAAATCAGCTTATTCCAGAGCAGGCAGATCTGGATAATCCTGGTTCTACGATTGAGAGAGGGGAGGTACATGATGTCAGTGGAATTTTTACTAAGCGGACAAGCATGCATTCAGTTGGCCCTGGAATTGTTAGTCCCGAAAGGAGACATGAAGAGCCTCAAAATCATGACCGCCATCAGGGGCAAGTTCAATCATCCACAACGCGTATAAATTGCGGAACTGGGCAATCTGCTGCCCCCCAAACTGTAAATATAGAAAAGAGGCAGCTGCTCACTCCCGATCAGACCATACAACAGGCACAAAAACAGCCTTCTTGTCGTGCAATATGTACAGAGAAGGCTCATGCAGAGGATGCAGATGGGGTGATTCATGTCCAGGAAAAGCAACAACAGTGTGTCAGCCAGGTAAATCATACAGAAGAATTATGCACTCAAGCGGCCGACGAGATAATTACAAGGGACAGCAATGGAACGAGAGTCGGGTACACAGCTTGCAGTGATGCTGCATTTGCAGAGAGGAGGAAGGTGCATGAAGCAAATGACCCTATAAaacaggtgcaaacacaacaatCTGATTCAGCGGTTCATATGGAACCGGAAAATCAAGTGATCCATGTAGAAAAGGAACAATCAAAATCTTTCAGTTGCAGAACCCCCAAGCAAAAAAAGAAGGGTTTGACAGCTGCGTCCAATCCAGGTCTTCAACTTAGGCGCAGCAAACGTTTGGTGAAAGATTCACCTGCTTCCATAGACCAAGAACCTGTTCAAAATGAGTTTCTTGAGAGTCAAGAAGGAACTTCGATTAGCCACATACCAGCCACTGTCAGAGTCAGTGAACCAACAGAAAATGATTCTGATTCACAGCATGCTGGCTCTCCAGAACAGAGTGAACCAACAGAAAGTGATCCTGATTGGCAGCATGCTGGTTCTCCAGAACAGAGTTTATCGGACTCTCCAGATATTAATAGAATCATCAACAATTTAAAGCCTAGTCCATCCCCTCCGTGTGAGATGCATGAACCAAGCTCTAACAAGTTAGACAGCCCTCATTTAACTACACCAACTTCCAATTCAGATCTCAACTTGTCTGATCCCGAGCAGTTTGCACGTAATTACATCCCCTCTGAGGTTAGGAAGGCCCTTCCAGAGCTGAGATCTAATTCATTGTTTGAGCATACCATGTCCCAGGCAAACTATGGCGAGGGAAGCCTTCATGATTTAACTGATTCAGAAGGAGACGACCCTTGTAGCCCGACTCTCCAGAATGTTG CAGGTACCAAGAGAAACCACAGACGTCTCCGTTGTGGTCTGAAACTCAGTCTTGAGGTGTGGACCTTGCCTAAGGGTGTGCGCATACCTGTTTCATTGAACACTTCAGGTGAACCTGTTGGAAAAGCAGCAGGCACCCTAAGTAACTTTTTGTGTGCAATAGCAAGAGATGGCGTATTGGCACCGCTAACATATCATGATTGGAGGCGTGTTCCGGAGAAAAACAAGAATATAATCTGGCATATTGTCAAG CTCAAATTTGACATTGCTCCGGTTGGTGAGTTATGGATCATGAAGTCCTtaggaaagaggtggaggagttGGAAATCTTTCTTGAAACTACAACACTACGATACTCATGAGACGGAAGAGGAACGCCTTGCTGATCGAAATCCTCGTGTTCTCAAAGAACAGTGGCAATTTCTAGTTGCATATTGGAGTACTGAAAAGGCGAAG GCCGCAAGTGCTCGCAGTAAAGCTTGTCAGTCAAATGTGGTCGCTCATCATACTGCAGGAACAAAGAGCTTTGCAAGGATAATCGAGGAGGAG AAGCAAAAACGGCCTAACAAGGACGGGCCTAGTGTTGAGGATTTGTTCATAATGACTCATACACCCAAGAATGGGAAACCTATGAAGAAGGCAACAGCTGATGCCATT GCACGACTTCGTAAGCAGGTAGAGAGTTCAGGAGGTGATTCTGCTGCACATGACTCCTCCTCGAAGGTCCCACGAGGGAAGGCAGTCCTGCAAGCATCCTTCAAGGAAGCCATGGAGGCTAAACGCAGAGCTGAAGACGAGGCATCGGCGTTGAAGGAAAAAATGATGGCAATGGAAGAAAGCCAGAGAAAGATGCAGGAAGATTTGGCGAATATGAAGAGCGCAGTTAGCGCTATACACAAGACAGCGCCAACTGGTGACTTGCAAGGTCAACAAATGCACAAAAAAACGCCTGTTAGTAAAAACTCTCAAGCCGAGCCAACAGGTGGAGCATCGTTTCCTCCAGGTTTCGCAAAG AATCCGAATCCTTCACAACCCATGCGGCGTTCAAAACGGGCCAAGCGCTCGTGA